The Desulfosporosinus sp. Sb-LF genome has a segment encoding these proteins:
- a CDS encoding RMD1 family protein, whose amino-acid sequence MNDLKFKAYAVTNEIDLNKIAVECNIRKKYTWEEPLLLQDEVLGKIIGEKPGEDENILVFSFGSIVFINSTQQHTEPLMRYLKSIKSDIDIGHYDRFQEDYILHPVEGEEIEFTDRYVQISNMALFHPQLVSIVIAKSVALERIEEQLGKILDDLESKIDNLEKGKLNIGNRELAKTTSRIVRHEYNTIAYIMILDKPDITWINSDAADFYEKMSEFFELNDRYEVIKSKTEILKSIIDGLASISHSIRGLFVEWVIVLLIVIEVVLMVLDLIR is encoded by the coding sequence ATGAATGACTTAAAGTTTAAAGCCTATGCAGTGACCAATGAAATCGATCTTAATAAGATTGCCGTAGAATGCAACATCAGGAAAAAGTATACCTGGGAGGAGCCTCTTCTTCTTCAGGACGAAGTGCTTGGAAAAATTATCGGAGAGAAACCCGGGGAAGATGAGAATATCCTAGTTTTTTCGTTTGGGAGTATTGTTTTTATTAACTCGACCCAACAGCATACTGAACCATTAATGCGCTATCTGAAAAGTATAAAGTCTGATATCGATATCGGACATTATGACAGGTTTCAGGAAGACTATATACTTCATCCGGTTGAGGGTGAAGAAATTGAGTTTACGGACCGCTATGTTCAGATTTCAAATATGGCGTTATTTCATCCTCAGCTAGTTTCAATCGTGATTGCCAAATCTGTAGCGCTTGAAAGGATAGAAGAGCAGCTGGGCAAAATTCTTGATGATCTTGAAAGCAAAATTGATAATCTGGAAAAGGGTAAATTAAATATTGGCAACAGAGAACTGGCCAAGACAACTTCAAGGATTGTCAGGCATGAATACAATACTATTGCGTATATCATGATTCTTGACAAACCCGACATTACCTGGATCAACAGTGATGCAGCAGATTTTTACGAAAAGATGTCAGAGTTTTTTGAGCTAAATGACCGGTACGAGGTTATAAAAAGCAAGACTGAAATCCTTAAAAGTATCATTGACGGATTGGCATCCATAAGCCATTCAATACGTGGATTGTTTGTTGAGTGGGTGATTGTTCTGCTGATTGTTATTGAAGTGGTGCTTATGGTGTTGGATTTAATCAGGTGA
- a CDS encoding adenylate kinase, with translation MKIILMGGPGAGKGTQANPLVERFHFPHISTGDMFRAAIKEGTALGLKAKSFMDAGGLVPDEVTIGIVEERLALPDCTDGFLLDGFPRTLAQGSALADILNRLGMKLDGVINIEVDEEVLIPRLTGRRVCRKCGSSYHMIFNPPQQEGVCGQCGGELYQRSDDTIETAKNRLNVYNSQTEPLIAFYEEKGLLKRINGDQAIDLVFQDILKALA, from the coding sequence ATGAAGATAATATTAATGGGTGGCCCAGGTGCAGGTAAGGGGACGCAGGCAAATCCACTAGTTGAGCGTTTTCATTTCCCACATATTTCGACAGGTGACATGTTTAGAGCTGCTATTAAAGAAGGCACAGCCTTAGGTCTAAAGGCTAAATCCTTCATGGATGCAGGTGGCTTGGTCCCTGATGAAGTGACGATTGGGATTGTTGAGGAACGGTTAGCGTTACCGGATTGTACGGATGGATTTCTTCTTGATGGATTTCCAAGGACACTGGCCCAAGGTAGTGCTTTAGCTGATATTTTAAATCGCCTTGGCATGAAGCTCGACGGTGTTATCAACATTGAAGTTGACGAAGAGGTGTTAATTCCTAGATTAACTGGACGACGTGTATGTCGGAAGTGCGGATCTTCCTACCATATGATCTTCAATCCACCTCAGCAAGAGGGAGTATGTGGTCAATGTGGTGGAGAACTTTATCAACGTTCTGATGACACTATTGAAACAGCTAAGAATCGCTTAAATGTTTATAATTCGCAGACGGAACCTTTGATCGCGTTCTACGAGGAAAAAGGATTGTTAAAGCGTATTAATGGAGATCAAGCAATTGATCTGGTTTTTCAGGATATTCTGAAAGCCTTGGCCTAA
- a CDS encoding amidohydrolase family protein: protein MKIDIFNHFLPKKYFDRMVELVPKHGMVKRVSEIPCMVDLDLHFRHMDLFGDDYRQVLTIAAPPIEIFGSNANDMARLGNDCMADLIAKYPDRFPGFIAGVAMNDPEGCVVEAKRAINDLGAVGIQIYTNVLGKPLDAPEFAPLFDLMAEFDLPIFLHPTRTASFSDYQSETKSNYEIWWTFGWPYETSAACARLVFSGLFDKHPNIKIVTHHLGGMIPYFAGRIGPGWDQLGARTSDEDLTLVLKRLKKRPIDYFHMFYGDTALSGAKGATECGLDFFGVEKVLFASDAPFDPEKGTAFIRWTIEVIDSLNISEADRYAIYEGNARKLLKLKV, encoded by the coding sequence ATGAAAATCGACATCTTTAATCACTTCTTACCTAAAAAATATTTCGACAGGATGGTTGAATTAGTCCCTAAACATGGTATGGTCAAACGAGTGAGTGAAATACCTTGCATGGTTGACCTTGATCTTCATTTCCGCCACATGGACCTGTTTGGTGACGATTATAGGCAAGTATTAACCATAGCCGCACCACCAATAGAAATTTTTGGTTCAAATGCTAATGACATGGCGAGACTAGGTAACGATTGTATGGCGGACTTAATAGCAAAATATCCGGATCGGTTCCCTGGATTTATTGCTGGAGTGGCAATGAACGATCCAGAAGGATGCGTTGTAGAGGCGAAACGAGCTATAAATGACTTAGGTGCGGTGGGTATTCAGATTTACACTAATGTTCTTGGTAAACCACTAGATGCACCAGAATTCGCACCGCTATTTGATCTCATGGCTGAATTTGACCTGCCCATTTTTCTTCACCCGACCCGTACGGCTAGTTTCTCAGATTATCAGAGTGAGACAAAAAGCAACTATGAAATCTGGTGGACCTTTGGCTGGCCGTATGAGACAAGCGCGGCTTGTGCTCGGTTAGTATTCTCGGGGCTTTTCGACAAGCACCCTAATATTAAAATTGTTACTCACCATCTTGGGGGAATGATCCCATACTTTGCGGGTAGAATCGGTCCAGGCTGGGATCAACTAGGTGCTAGAACTTCTGATGAAGATTTAACGTTAGTACTCAAGAGGCTGAAGAAGCGACCGATAGACTATTTCCATATGTTTTACGGTGATACCGCACTCAGTGGGGCAAAAGGTGCCACAGAATGTGGCTTGGATTTCTTCGGTGTGGAAAAGGTACTGTTCGCCTCTGACGCGCCTTTTGATCCTGAGAAGGGAACTGCCTTTATTCGCTGGACTATCGAAGTTATCGACAGCTTAAACATTTCCGAAGCTGACCGTTATGCTATTTACGAAGGAAATGCTCGTAAGCTACTCAAGCTTAAAGTATAG
- a CDS encoding electron transfer flavoprotein subunit beta/FixA family protein yields MKILVCIKQVPGTSKIDVDPITGVLRRDGVDSKMNPFDLFAIETALRLKEQKGGTIQVISMGPPQAKDVIKEAFMMGVDEGALVSDRKFAGADVLATSYTISQGVRQLGDFDLILCGKQTTDGDTAQVGPEMAEYLGIPHIANVLSIVEVKDTSIFVEMDMADTIEVAEIQFPCLLTVEKDIFQPRLPSYKKKLSTKDREIKMITFKDFEDNDENKYGLSGSPTQVERIFPPSINMDRETWTGTSAELSFQIANKLKQLKFI; encoded by the coding sequence ATGAAAATTCTCGTATGTATTAAACAAGTTCCAGGAACCTCAAAGATAGACGTTGATCCAATTACAGGTGTCTTAAGACGAGATGGCGTAGATTCCAAAATGAATCCGTTTGATCTATTTGCTATAGAAACAGCATTGAGACTTAAAGAACAAAAAGGCGGAACGATACAGGTTATAAGTATGGGACCACCACAAGCCAAGGACGTTATTAAAGAAGCCTTCATGATGGGTGTCGACGAAGGTGCCTTAGTTTCGGACCGAAAATTCGCGGGTGCAGATGTTCTGGCAACCTCTTACACGATTTCTCAAGGGGTTCGTCAACTAGGCGACTTCGATCTAATACTTTGTGGTAAGCAAACCACCGATGGAGACACTGCCCAAGTTGGTCCTGAAATGGCTGAATATCTGGGCATACCTCACATTGCCAACGTTTTGAGCATAGTAGAAGTTAAAGACACTTCCATCTTTGTGGAAATGGATATGGCCGATACTATAGAAGTTGCCGAAATTCAATTCCCCTGCCTCTTAACCGTAGAAAAAGACATTTTCCAGCCCCGTCTTCCCTCTTACAAGAAAAAGCTGAGTACAAAGGACCGTGAAATTAAAATGATCACGTTCAAGGACTTTGAAGATAACGATGAAAATAAATATGGGCTTAGTGGATCACCAACTCAAGTTGAAAGAATCTTTCCCCCTTCGATTAATATGGACCGAGAAACTTGGACAGGCACCTCAGCAGAGCTCAGTTTTCAAATAGCCAATAAACTTAAACAATTGAAGTTCATTTAG
- a CDS encoding electron transfer flavoprotein subunit alpha/FixB family protein, with translation MSKLICHQEKLNESNIQALVDICPFSALEAKNGTLEITAGCKMCKLCVKKGPEGVMEFIDEAATAVDKGLWKGIGVYVDHVEGEIHPVTLELIGKAKELAAVVNFPVYCVFIGHNIKHKAQELLHYGVDEVFVYDYEELNHFRIEPYTATFEDFVQKVKPSSLLVGATTIGRSLAPRVAARFRTGLTADCTTLEMKENTDLVQIRPAFGGNIMAQIICPNTRPQMATVRYKVMNAPEKQCDPSGKITLCELEPKQLVSSIKVLKVTRKEIEENISDAEVIIAVGRALKSEKDMALIEELAQLLDAQIAGTRPLVEAGWIKAKQQIGLSGRTVKPKLIITLGISGAVQFTAGMNSSEQIFAINKDPHASIFNIAHYGIIGDLYEVVPQLIEEIKSSKVLACAR, from the coding sequence ATGAGTAAGTTAATTTGTCACCAAGAAAAGTTGAACGAATCCAACATTCAAGCTTTAGTAGATATTTGTCCATTTAGTGCACTCGAAGCTAAGAATGGGACCCTAGAAATCACCGCAGGCTGCAAAATGTGCAAACTCTGTGTTAAAAAGGGGCCCGAAGGGGTCATGGAATTTATTGATGAAGCGGCCACTGCCGTTGATAAAGGTCTATGGAAAGGCATTGGAGTCTACGTTGATCATGTGGAAGGTGAAATACATCCAGTAACCCTGGAGTTAATCGGTAAGGCCAAGGAACTTGCGGCAGTCGTCAATTTTCCAGTTTATTGCGTTTTTATTGGCCATAACATTAAACATAAAGCCCAAGAGTTGCTTCATTATGGAGTCGACGAGGTCTTTGTCTATGACTACGAAGAATTAAACCATTTCCGTATAGAACCTTATACGGCAACATTTGAGGATTTTGTTCAGAAAGTTAAACCTTCATCTTTACTTGTCGGAGCGACAACGATTGGCCGCTCCTTGGCACCAAGAGTAGCGGCCAGATTTCGAACTGGATTAACCGCCGATTGTACAACCCTTGAAATGAAGGAAAATACCGATCTTGTTCAAATCAGACCTGCTTTCGGTGGTAACATTATGGCCCAGATCATTTGTCCGAACACGAGGCCTCAAATGGCGACCGTAAGATATAAGGTTATGAATGCTCCCGAAAAACAGTGTGATCCAAGTGGTAAGATTACTCTCTGCGAATTAGAGCCAAAACAATTAGTCTCTTCTATTAAAGTACTGAAGGTAACACGGAAAGAAATCGAAGAAAACATCTCAGATGCAGAAGTGATCATTGCTGTTGGAAGAGCTTTAAAATCCGAGAAAGACATGGCATTGATTGAGGAATTAGCTCAATTGTTAGACGCTCAAATAGCAGGTACTCGACCCTTAGTTGAAGCTGGTTGGATTAAGGCCAAGCAGCAAATCGGTTTATCCGGTAGAACCGTTAAACCCAAGCTGATCATAACTCTTGGAATTTCAGGCGCAGTTCAGTTTACTGCAGGCATGAACAGCTCAGAACAAATCTTTGCCATCAATAAAGACCCCCATGCTTCAATCTTTAATATAGCTCATTATGGAATTATCGGAGATCTCTATGAAGTCGTTCCTCAACTCATTGAAGAAATCAAAAGCTCAAAGGTTCTTGCTTGTGCGCGTTAA
- a CDS encoding GGDEF domain-containing protein: MAKSLNILQKFPHVILAVLGACTGVVICLIDKFVPTPLHLYFFLILSGILVANGLLLGSIIQKLFFNVYRDTLTGLGNKGMFNYSLKMEMAQIQDEDLCLAMLDIDNFKQINDTFGHIAGDVVLKKLAELLKQNTRGTDSVVRWGGEEFAIIMPCTNMQGAYTLLERIRTIIESYNFGPKINSKQITFSSGVVSYSNLSKVMQTDTLESNPLDVFVNLADKALYRAKVSKNTVVKWNEESCA; the protein is encoded by the coding sequence ATGGCTAAATCTTTAAATATTCTACAAAAGTTCCCTCATGTTATTTTAGCTGTACTTGGTGCTTGTACAGGAGTTGTAATATGTTTAATCGATAAATTTGTTCCAACTCCATTACATTTGTATTTCTTTCTTATATTATCTGGCATCCTTGTTGCCAACGGATTGCTTTTGGGTTCAATAATTCAAAAATTATTTTTCAATGTATATAGGGACACTCTCACTGGTTTAGGAAACAAAGGCATGTTTAATTACAGCCTTAAAATGGAAATGGCCCAGATACAAGACGAAGACTTATGTCTAGCGATGCTAGACATAGACAACTTTAAACAAATAAACGATACCTTTGGTCACATCGCTGGAGATGTTGTTTTAAAGAAACTGGCTGAACTATTGAAACAAAATACACGGGGTACAGATTCGGTAGTTAGGTGGGGTGGCGAAGAGTTTGCAATCATAATGCCCTGTACTAATATGCAGGGAGCTTATACCCTACTGGAACGGATTAGAACAATAATTGAATCTTATAATTTTGGTCCTAAGATAAACTCAAAACAAATTACGTTCAGCTCTGGTGTGGTATCCTACTCAAACTTATCCAAAGTCATGCAAACAGATACCCTAGAGTCAAACCCTTTAGACGTCTTCGTTAACTTAGCCGACAAAGCTTTGTATAGAGCCAAAGTATCAAAAAATACCGTTGTTAAATGGAATGAAGAGTCTTGTGCATAG
- a CDS encoding FAD-binding oxidoreductase — protein sequence MNNYKTLDAKDREFLVSLLGEERVFTGEAISDDFSHDELGGISKRPDVLVDVLSTDEVSKIMNYAYENNIPVVARGSGTGLVGASVPIFGGIMLNMCGMNKILELDEENLTLTVEPGVLLMEISKYVEDRDFFYPPDPGEKSATIAGNINTNAGGMRAVKYGVTRDYIRGLEVVLPNGNVINMGGKVVKNSSGYSVKDLICGSEGTLGIVTKAILKIIPLPKKAISLLLPFPDLDSAIGTVPKIIKSKSIPTAIEFMQREVILAAEEFLGKKFPDNSSDAYLLLTFDGNSTEELEKDYEKVANICLEEGALDALIIDTDERKEAVWSARGAFLEAVKASTTDMDECDVVVPRNKVAEFIKYTHLLQEEFNIRIRSFGHAGDGNLHVYVLKDELSDGEWKQKLAEVFDAMYRKSQELEGLVSGEHGIGYAKKSYMFDQYEPAYVELMREIKLAFDPKNILNPGKVCE from the coding sequence ATGAATAACTATAAAACGCTGGATGCTAAGGATAGAGAGTTTTTAGTGTCACTCTTAGGAGAAGAGCGAGTTTTTACCGGAGAAGCCATCAGTGACGATTTTAGCCATGACGAATTGGGTGGTATCAGCAAACGACCGGACGTTTTAGTGGACGTTCTATCCACCGATGAAGTCTCTAAAATTATGAACTATGCCTATGAAAACAATATTCCAGTCGTAGCAAGAGGATCAGGGACCGGGCTCGTTGGTGCATCCGTTCCTATCTTCGGGGGAATCATGCTGAATATGTGCGGCATGAATAAGATCCTTGAACTCGATGAAGAAAACTTAACCCTCACCGTAGAACCCGGAGTGTTATTAATGGAAATTAGTAAATATGTCGAAGACCGTGATTTTTTCTATCCACCAGACCCTGGTGAAAAATCCGCCACGATTGCTGGAAATATCAATACCAATGCCGGCGGCATGAGAGCTGTAAAGTATGGAGTGACTAGAGATTATATCCGAGGGCTTGAAGTTGTTCTGCCGAACGGTAACGTCATTAATATGGGAGGAAAAGTCGTCAAGAATTCGTCAGGTTACAGTGTAAAAGACTTAATCTGCGGATCAGAAGGAACGTTGGGTATCGTTACCAAAGCGATCCTAAAAATTATTCCTCTGCCAAAGAAAGCAATTTCTCTGTTACTTCCCTTTCCCGACCTTGATAGCGCCATTGGCACGGTTCCTAAAATTATTAAATCAAAATCCATTCCTACAGCCATCGAATTTATGCAGAGAGAAGTCATTCTTGCAGCCGAGGAATTTCTAGGCAAAAAGTTCCCCGACAACTCTTCCGACGCCTATCTCTTGTTGACCTTTGATGGCAATAGCACGGAAGAACTGGAAAAAGACTATGAGAAAGTCGCAAACATCTGCCTTGAAGAAGGGGCTCTTGATGCCTTAATCATCGACACGGATGAACGAAAAGAAGCCGTTTGGTCGGCGCGAGGTGCTTTCTTGGAGGCGGTAAAGGCCTCAACCACCGACATGGATGAATGTGATGTCGTTGTTCCACGCAATAAAGTCGCTGAATTTATAAAATACACCCATCTTCTTCAGGAAGAGTTCAATATTAGAATTAGAAGTTTCGGCCATGCTGGCGATGGTAATTTACACGTCTATGTCTTAAAGGATGAGCTTTCGGATGGGGAATGGAAACAGAAACTTGCCGAAGTATTTGATGCAATGTATCGAAAGTCTCAAGAACTCGAAGGACTAGTATCAGGGGAACATGGAATTGGCTATGCTAAAAAAAGCTATATGTTTGACCAATATGAACCAGCGTATGTAGAACTTATGAGAGAGATCAAATTGGCTTTTGACCCTAAAAATATACTCAATCCTGGTAAAGTTTGCGAGTAG
- a CDS encoding polysaccharide deacetylase family protein, translating to MNPKRSLILTVCVTILIIISVTLKWPLNIDFGRHNQEAKPNVAITPILNPTSNPASPPPLPSNNLNEPKMSKFPEEGVPVLMYHSISTIPGNSLGVPVKQFTEEIEWLHQQNYHSLSLEEFNQALTNKAPIPEKPILLTFDDGYEDNYSSAWPILHQNGYRATFFIVTNSVGPGMMNWDQINDLASQGNSIGSHTVHHLDLSKLSSKQQENELSISKQELVNHLDISVQALCFPSGRYNKTTPKLMSKLGYKLGFTTHPGKVHLSDDLSTLKRIRISGGMPLASFQKLFP from the coding sequence ATGAATCCAAAAAGAAGTTTAATTTTAACAGTCTGTGTCACAATCTTAATAATAATTTCAGTAACCCTCAAATGGCCTTTAAACATTGATTTCGGGCGTCATAATCAAGAAGCAAAACCTAATGTAGCCATTACCCCTATTTTAAATCCGACTTCAAATCCAGCTTCACCTCCTCCTCTACCCTCAAATAACCTAAACGAGCCCAAAATGAGTAAGTTTCCCGAAGAAGGCGTTCCTGTTCTTATGTATCATTCGATCAGTACGATTCCTGGCAATTCCCTTGGTGTTCCAGTAAAACAATTTACTGAAGAGATAGAGTGGCTTCACCAGCAAAATTATCATTCTTTATCCCTCGAAGAGTTTAATCAAGCATTGACTAATAAAGCTCCTATCCCGGAAAAACCCATTTTACTAACATTTGATGACGGGTATGAAGATAATTATAGTTCAGCCTGGCCAATCTTACACCAAAATGGCTACAGGGCTACGTTTTTTATTGTTACGAATTCCGTTGGCCCTGGGATGATGAACTGGGATCAGATTAATGACCTTGCTAGCCAAGGAAACTCTATAGGTAGTCATACGGTACATCACTTAGATCTATCGAAGCTTTCTAGCAAACAACAAGAAAACGAGCTTAGCATCTCAAAGCAGGAACTAGTGAACCATCTTGACATTAGTGTTCAGGCGCTTTGCTTTCCTTCCGGACGTTATAACAAAACAACGCCGAAATTGATGTCAAAACTAGGCTATAAACTCGGTTTTACGACACATCCGGGTAAAGTACATTTGAGTGACGACCTATCGACACTGAAACGGATTCGTATTTCTGGTGGTATGCCGCTTGCTTCCTTTCAAAAGCTGTTTCCATAA
- a CDS encoding RMD1 family protein: MERIILNTYKVATRLPLVQIASFINLRQDVGWKEYIKFDRAETEKILSYASENKVVYLYKYGCITFLNFNQDEISIFLDYLGTLFIDLDYKLLSKFNETHEMILSDDVYVNLWEGDEVKFHYQQHIDDIAATVLAKSTELYKIETELSEVLDEAGTFIHQLNKGYLRANSKKVASTLAKSIRFRYRSIESVRLLDRPSEFKRTLESRQLFDKMSEYFELNERYAVLSNQMDVLDSITGEYLSFRSKQSERRLLLFEILLLASFPLLHILS; this comes from the coding sequence ATGGAAAGAATAATCCTTAATACATATAAAGTTGCGACAAGACTTCCTCTCGTGCAGATAGCCTCATTTATTAATCTAAGGCAAGACGTAGGCTGGAAGGAATATATTAAATTCGACAGGGCAGAAACTGAGAAGATCTTATCATATGCTTCAGAAAACAAGGTGGTGTACTTATATAAATACGGATGTATAACCTTTTTAAACTTCAATCAAGATGAGATCTCTATATTTCTTGACTATTTGGGGACGTTGTTCATTGATTTAGATTATAAATTGCTTTCAAAATTTAATGAGACCCATGAGATGATCCTTTCAGACGATGTCTATGTAAACCTGTGGGAAGGCGATGAGGTCAAATTTCATTATCAACAGCACATAGATGATATAGCAGCAACAGTTTTAGCAAAATCCACCGAACTTTACAAGATTGAAACCGAGCTTTCGGAGGTTTTAGATGAGGCAGGTACTTTCATACATCAACTAAATAAGGGGTATCTAAGGGCAAATTCCAAAAAGGTGGCTTCAACCCTTGCCAAAAGTATCCGGTTTAGATACAGAAGTATTGAGAGTGTAAGGCTTCTTGATAGACCCTCAGAGTTTAAAAGGACCCTTGAATCAAGACAGCTATTTGACAAGATGAGTGAGTATTTCGAGCTCAATGAACGATATGCTGTTTTATCAAATCAGATGGATGTTTTAGACTCAATAACGGGAGAATATCTTAGCTTTAGAAGCAAACAATCAGAAAGGAGACTTCTGCTATTCGAAATTTTACTTCTTGCTAGCTTTCCACTTCTGCACATCCTGTCTTAA